The genome window CAGGTACCGGTCCTTCCAGTGGTCTAGGAAGACCACGTCCAGCGTGTCCACGTCATATTTCTTCTTCAGCTGGGGGATGATGTCCTGGGAGGCCCCGAGGACAACGGTTACCTGGAACAGATTTCCGTCAGTGCCCACACCCACAGGGACAAACAGACTACCACGCCTGGGCACCCACGCGAGAGTCCACCGACAGCTCTATTTGGGGTTCTGGGGAGACAAGCCCCCTTCTGCCCGCTCCCTGTGGGGGCAGCCTTGGGAGTTTCCTGCTTGTGGATGGGGGCAGCAAGACCGCCCTCCTGGAGCTGCTGGGGGACCCGTGAAACCCTCCATGACCCTGCAGCAGGATCAGTGTGGCCTCGAGCTGCACGGTGGGTCTTGCCCtgggccctcccctcccacccggCCTGCCGGGCCTGGAGCGGCAGTGTGCACATCTGTCTAGGGGGCAGGCGCCACACCCTGTCCTGCAGGCCCGCGAAGTCCAGCATCTGCTGGGTGATGGCGGCGTAGTCAGGGTTGATCTCGATGGTGAGCAGACGGGCGCCGGGCGGCAGCAGGCGGGCCATGCGCACGGCCGAGTAGCCGCAGTAGGCCCCCAGCTCCAGCAGCACAGACGGCTGCTGCTCCTGCACCACTGCATCCAGGAACTGGCCTGTGGAGCACGGGAGGGGTAAGTGCAGGCAATGGTGGGGACCCACTCCTGGCCAGGACATGCGCCTCCCAACCGAGCAAGAGCCCCTCCTGATGCCTGGCCCCAGCCCTTGCCTGAGGCCCCCAGGTCTCCCAGGATGGCCCCCAGGCCATACCAGAAGGCCCCCAGCCTTCCCTGAGGCCCACAGTCCTCCCAGGATGCCCCCTAGGCCTCCCCAGatggcccccagccctccctgaggCCCACAGGACCCCCCAATGGCCCCTAGGTCTCCCCAGACGGCCCACAGATGGCCCCTGAGGCCCTCCCAATATGACCCCAGTCCCTGCAAGATGGCCCCCATCCCTCCCTGAGGCCCACAGCACCACCCAATGGCCCTCAGCCCTCCAAAGATGGCACCCTGGCCTCCCCAGATGGCCCCCAGCACTAGCTGAGGCCTACGGCATCCCCCAATGACCCTTAGGCCTACTAGGATGGCACCCAGGCCTCCCCAGATGACCCCAGCCCTCCCTGAGGCCACAGCACCCCTGAAtggcccccagccctccttgAGGCCCAAAGCCCTCCCCAGAtggcctcctggcctccctgAAGCTAATAGCACCTCTTAATGCACCAAGGCCCTCCAGATGGTCCCCAGCCATCGCCTGAGGCCCACAACCCACCCAGGATGACACCCTGGACTCTCCAGATGGCTCTGCCCTTCTCTGAGGAGCACAGCACTCCCCAAATTGGCCCCCTGGCCTCCCAGGATGGCACCTAGGCCACCCTTGttggcccccagccctccctgagCACGTACCACCCCCCAGCATGGCACTTGGCCCTCCCCAGATGGTACCCAGCTCTTCTTGAGGCCCCAAGCACCCCACAATGGCCCCTAAGCCTCCCCAGATGGCCCACAGATGTCCCCTGAggcccccaggcctccccagaTGAATCCAGCCCACTCCAGATGGCCCTTCGCCCTCCCCTGAGGTCCACAGCCCTCCTCTGAGGCCTACAGCACACCCCAATAGCCCCTAGGCTTATTAGGAAGGCACCCAGGTCTCCCCAGATGGCCCCAAGCCTTCCTTGACGCCCTCAGCACCCGCTCGAGGGCCCCAGGCCCACCTCAGATGGCCCCCGCCCCTCCTCTGAGGACCCCATCCCTACCTCGAGGCCCTGGTCCCAGCTCATGCACCATCCAGGCTCCCAAAGTGCCTGAAGCCTCTGTGACTTTGCACACGCtggtccctctctcttttccacgATTCCTGGCTGACCCCAAATCGTCCTAACCCAGAGCTGCCATCTGTggaaccccccaccccaccttgccCATGGTCTATACTCAGAGCCTCCCTGGCTCCCTTGAGTTGGACACTGTCAGAGGCTCTGAGGGGGCTGTCACGTCTGTCCCCAGGGCTCCACTCCAGACAGTGCAGCACATGTTCACGCCCCAGCCTGGAGTCCAGAGGTcaggaggcagccctggggacGGCCAGGGGCCTGGACCAGGCAACTCCAAGGAGCTCTGCATACCCTCAAGCCCGGCAGGGACACCAGGCACCCACTGCCCGCGCTGCCCAGCACCAGGTCTGTGGGATGGCGCACGAGTGTGGGGCCTGCTTGGAGCCTCTGCTGTCACCTCCCACTCGTGTTGGCTGAGCTGGTCTGTGGCAAAGGGGCCAGCTGAGCAGTGGCCTCCTGCACAGTTTATTAGACGTCCCTCCCGCCCCATGGGAACAGCGGTGTGGGTGTCAGGGTCTCAGCAAGGCCTTTGCtcctggctgggggagggaggctgggcggCGACCTGGGCCTCCAGGGCTCCAGAAGAGCCCCCACCCCAACACCCAGAAACGGGCTGGGCTGCCCTGCCTGAGGCCTGTTTCCGTGTCCACCGCCTGCCGCCTGGGCCACTCACCTTTCTTGTCGCCCACGTTCATGGCCCATTCCTTCTGCGAGCAGTAGGCGTCAATGGTCTCCAGCACGCTCTGCGGGTCCCCGGCCACCGCGTGCTG of Equus quagga isolate Etosha38 unplaced genomic scaffold, UCLA_HA_Equagga_1.0 HiC_scaffold_25248_RagTag, whole genome shotgun sequence contains these proteins:
- the LOC124232114 gene encoding catechol O-methyltransferase, which gives rise to MLEPTHMLLAAFSLGLALLPLLFFLRRWGWLLIGWNEFILQPIHNLLMGDSKEQRILRHVLQHAVAGDPQSVLETIDAYCSQKEWAMNVGDKKGQFLDAVVQEQQPSVLLELGAYCGYSAVRMARLLPPGARLLTIEINPDYAAITQQMLDFAGLQDRVTVVLGASQDIIPQLKKKYDVDTLDVVFLDHWKDRYLPDTLLLEECGLLRKGTVLLADNVIFPGAPDFLAHVRGSGRFECTHFSAYLEHVQKVDGVEKAVYLGPDSPAQP